The following is a genomic window from Drosophila busckii strain San Diego stock center, stock number 13000-0081.31 chromosome 2L, ASM1175060v1, whole genome shotgun sequence.
gGGCCTTTATTTTTCGGTATCAGTTTTCTAGGTGCGCCTATTGTTGTATCAAAATTTTTTACCATTACGTAGTCGccttttttgtatgtttttggTTTAGTCTTGTTTCTATTGAAGTAAGTTTCATATATCTTTTGTGCTTTATCTTGATTTAGCTTGGCCTCTATTCTAAtctgttttaaattttctgttgctgttgtgtttagCTCTTCTAGTTTTTCTCTTAAACTGTCTATTATTGCGCCCTTTTGCTCTGTTCCGAATAGCATtttgcttggcatttgttttatgctgcGATGCTGTGTGTTGTTGAATGCGTATTCTACTTTGTCAATAATGGTGTCCCAATGTACGTTGTTTTCAGTATCGACCAGTTTTGCAATCATTGGCCCTAAACTTCTGTTAATTCTTTCCACTTGCCCATTGGCCTGTGGGGATcctgttgctattttaatatgtttaatgTTTGTGGTTGCGGTAAAATTCTCGAAATCTTTTGACGTAAAACAACTGCCTCGATCGGAAATTATGATTTTCGGTCTGCTGTAGGCCCTAAAGTAATCCTTAAGTGCTATGATTActtcttttgtgtttgtggtCTTCGTTGTGTAAAGTCTTACAAACTTTGTAAACCCGTCAACTATggcaaaaatgtatttcttcGCTCTAGCATTGCTCACTGGGCCGTAATGGTCAATGTGAATTGTTTCAAATGGCTTTGAGCCTTTCGGGATACTGTGTAAAAATCCTTCACTTTTTCCTGTTGTTGGGGAAAATGCTATGCATTTGAGACAATTTTGAATGTGCgagcaacatttttcttttatgctcGGAAACCAATAGCTTTTCTTTATAATGTCAATCATTTTGTCTCTGCCTATGTGCCCTATGTCATTGTGATACTTGTACAGGACGTGGTCTTCCATACTTTCGGGCACGTAAAACAAGActctgttgtctgttgtttttCTATACACTATGCCGTTTCTCATTTCGAATAGCTTGTGCTCTGCTTTCTCtaatgatttttttaaattgacaattttagtatctttattttgacaaatgactaaattattttcgaaAGTGTTTGTTTctactattaaaatattattacatcTACTGAGTGCATCGACGTGTTGCATTCTACTCCCTGACCTATGAATGATTTCATAATCGTAGTTTTGAAGCTCAAGTGCCCACCTTGCTATTCTTGGGTTGAGTTCGACTCTGTTCAGTGTGAGCGTCAGTGAGTTACAGTCtgtaactattttaaaatgtttgccttgTACGTATATTCTGAACCGTctcaaagcataaattattgcaaggGTTTCTAGCTCGAAGCTATGATACTTTGATTCTATTTCTGTTGTCCGCTTTGAAAAGTAGAAAACTGGGTGTAGTCTTCCATCGTCTTGCTTCTGAAGTCGGACAGCTCCAAAACCTAATGCACTGGCGTCACAGTGTAACTCAATATCTTTCTTATAATCATAAATTGCTAAGATTGGTGActgtattaatttgtttttttagaaTTGTGAAACATTCCAGTTCTTTTTCTTCAAATTTAAACTCTCTATCTTTCCTTATCAAATCGTATAGCGGCTTGGCCATTGTTGAAAAATCTTTTATGAACCTGCGAAAGTAGGAGCATAGTCCTAAGAAAGCTTTGAACAGCAGGAGGCTTTATCTGGTATTGGAAAATTTTGTACGGCCTCAATACCTTTCTCGTCTGCTTTAATTCCGTCTTTCGATATGAAAAAACCTAAATACTTGACGCTTGATTGCAAAAACTCGCATTTGTCCATGCGTAActctaatttgttttgtgttaatCTTTGAAATACTATTGTTAATGTATCTAAATGTTCTTTGATGTCTTTGCTCGCGATCATTATATCGTCCATGTAAACAATAACTTTATTCTCCCTAATCATAtcccaaaatattttattaacaaatcgTTGAAATACTGCGGAAGCGTTTTTTACTCCCATTGGCATTCTGAGAAACTCAAATTGGCCAAGGGGCGTTACAAACGATGTATATTTCACTGATTCTTTGTCTACAAAAACATGGAAATAACCATTTTTTAAATCTAGTTTTGAGAATACCgttttgtttactaatttgtCCAACAAGTCGTCTATCAGTGGCAGTGGGTAATTGTCTTTAATTAATACTTTGTTTAGTTTTCTGAAATCAATGCATAACCTCATGTcgccagttttttttttaactaatacTATGGGTGAAGCATATTCAGAATCACTTGGTTGAATAATGTCGTTTTGTAAATATTCGTCTAAAAATCCTTCACTTTTTCCTGTATAAGACAGTCGACGTGGAGAACAACTAAAAGGCTTGCTATTTTCTAAACATAGTTTAATCTCTGCTCTGATTGTTGGTTTTTCCGGTCGTATTGCGTTTATGTAATTTTCCCTCAGTAGTCTTGTAAATTTCCATATTTTTTCCATAACCTATGTTTTCCCCACATTTATAATCAATTTCTTCATTGTCAGTGTGATAGATATTAAACATTTCAGTGTCAAAGTTTTCCACGTTTACTGTTTGGTCTTGTCTGTTTTTTAGGATAATGTTTTCTTTCTTATCTGTGTTCTGTTGCTCAATTGTATCAGTTTCTAgtcgtttattttgttgctcagttGCCAATTTATTATTCTGTTGATCAGTTGTATcctttgtatcagttgtatcagttgtatcatttGTATCATTAGTATtatttgtatcagttgtatcagtAGATTCATTTATATCAGTTGTATTAGTTTTATCAGttgccaattttttattttgttgatcaGTTGTATCTGTTGCATCATATatatcagttgtatcagttgtatcatttgtatcagttgtatcatttatattaattttatcatTTGTAACAGTTGTAAcagttgtatcagttgtatcctTTGTATCATTTGTATCAGTTTTATCAGTTGACTGTCGTTCAATTTTATATCTTgttgaaaacttttgaattGACTTATCAGTTTTATCAGTTGACTGTCGTTCTATTTTATATCTTcttgaaaacttttgaattGACTTAACCTTTGGTTCAGTTCTGCGAATTACTGTGTAAGAGCTATTCTTAAATCTTTTAATATTGTGAGACAGATTTTTATTGTGGTGTGGACTGTTTTCTACTGTTATCATTTTTAGCGTGTCAAGGtctaatttcaaattacatgcatccatgaaattttttattaaacggcaggcagcaactttgtttttaaaatgccacaaaattaaaaaaacattttgttgtttctttgaAAACATAACATAATATGCTGCCATACACTTCAagttggcttttatttaatcCAAAATAAGATTCAGTTACAGTTTGTAAGTTTGCCTCTTTGGGCatgagtgttttttttatgaaagaTATGGGACTACCTGAGTCTATAAGGCATGctgtaatttttgaaaatgggttattgttaacaaaataaattttaaaatactttacatAGTTGTTGCCCCGCAGTTCGTTCTTATCCTGGCATTGTGCCACAAAGTGTCCAAATTTGCCGCACGCGTAGCATGATCCTGGCTCCCTTTTTGGCTTTCGGCATTCCTGTGCGTTGTGTCCGATTGAGTTGCAGTTTGTGCAACGTACTCCAGCTCTGCGAACTGCATTTCCTGTTGATGGCGCCCTCTGCTTGGGTGCTGCTGTCCGTCCTCGAATGTGTACGTTGGCGAAAGCGCAAAGAATCTGCACTGGGCTGGAAAATCGCTGTATGTGCGCCTGATCGCGCAGGTTGATGTCTGGTATCCCTTCGATGATATGTTCAATCAGCTCATCTGGTTCGATGGCAATCGCATTGGCCAGcatcatttttatttcgaaGTATGCTGCGAATTTTTCACCGGGCTGCCACTTACGATCCTCGAATTTGCGCCGTAACTCCATTTTAGATTGTTGATCCCcgaatgcaaaaattaattgttccAATATTGAGTACAATGCTTATTTTTTCTCTGTGTGGGCATGTAGCCACTGTTGAGCACTGCCTTTTAATTTTGAGATTATCAAAATACGCATGTTGCCATTGTCCAAGTTGtacatatttgcaatattttgtatttgtgctgCCCAAAGACGTGCACATGTTGTTCCGTCGTAGCTCATTGCGATTTCTTTAGCTTgtgacaaagccaaagctgcactGTCACTTCGCTGTTGCTTAGCATTTATAGCAAAGATTGCTCGCTTCTCTATGTTCTCGCTACCGTCGCCACTTTTGTCGCCCTTTGTGGTGTGGTGCTTTTCTCCTTTTGGGCTTTTGAGTTCTGCTAGCATCTGCTGTATCCCACGTAGCTGTTCCAGCACGGACACGTCATGGTTGTGTATGTCTGCGTTTGAAGTTGTTGGTGTGTCGCCAACTGTGTCTTGTGCCTGTTGATTTAAATTGTCGACCGCTTCATTTTGTGATGAAATAACGCTTTGCTCGTCCATGTCGCTGTTGTGTCCACTTGCGTCAGGGTCTTCTGTGGTTGAATTAGGTCTGGCGCCACGTGTTTGTGGCGAGATCGCGTTAAGACGTGCAACTAACTCGGCCTTGGTGCCAGTGGTAGGTTGCTCCAACGCCGCCAGCCAGGTTTTCAGTTGGATAACTGAAAACTCTGCGATCTCCACATCGACATTTATTTCACTGTTATTCATTTTGTAGGTGTATATCGTTCACACTTCTGAGATTGTCGGAGGCTTAAAATATGGCTATAAATGAGTACACAAACTTCTTCACAACTTTCACTCTTTATTCACTGAACGCCGAAACAGAACTGCCTGTCCTGCTCGCGTCCTCATCTTTTTATCTTATTAATTACGCATTAATATATTCAAGCAGCATGTAAACTGCGGCAACCCTTattctaaattaaatgtatgtgcatatgaTATGTAATATTACTCGTAGCCTCAGCATTCCAGAATGGTGCGTATGTCACTCCGCGCAGTCCGCAACTTATGTTAGcttaatgtaaatatgtatgtacaagtGTGTTttattgcgtagctcgcatttTAGAATGTGCTATTCACTGCGCAGTGCAGCTGGCCTATCACAATGTATGTAGTTTAATGTATTGttattgcgtagctcgcattccAGAATGTACATCTCTGTATGTGCATGCTGTTGCGTAGCTCGCATAACCAATGTAATGTAcgtaatgcaaattgttattgcGGTAGCTTGCTTTAACCtttgtaatatatattatatgtatttggtATTGTCAGGCAGCTTGCCTACCAACAGTGAATTTTCTCTTACATATTCCATAAACTTtctatattaatttgatttaatttttagtggtattaaattgatttaattttaaatggtattaatttgatttaatcgTTAGTGGCGCTTATTAggctatttaattaatacgACGAagctttaatcaattttagGCAGCCTGAAGAAAATTTTTTGTGCCAAAATACTCAAAATAGGctttctaaaaatattgtagctatgctagtttttaaaaaatcaacTTCACTCagtgttttaaatataaaatttattttactttgtgattttaattcatattaattattattatcatttgtatgcaaattataaaagagcctaaaaatatgcaatgatATATATGCTTAATGGCACAGgagttaaacaaatatgtatttaattattatttttataatagaaattaattaattatggtctttattgctttattgctCAGTAGTTAAGCctcatcaaattaaattaaatataattaggttaaaataaaatcaaattaataaaaatgtatttaaagtaaaagcgTTAAAAAATCAgcacataataatttattattatttttataatagaaattaattaattatggtCTGTGgtatttaaaagctaaaacgCAACTGTTGctataataaacttaaataaattttaataaaaaaaagtttaagaaattagctgcaaatgcttttaccataaacttttaataaacgCTGCACaaagtatttgaaaaataaaatagcaacaaaaaagcaaaacttgttAAGATAATCTAACACACGCTCACaaacttttctattttaaatacatttccaggcagctaaaaataaagtttataaatttgcatattgtatgcatttgatatgttaacatatttaaatgcaaaagaaacaaatggCCACAACAATTAGGCAACAGTTATCGTagcgttacgtatacgccccgtgttgtttaacaaaagcaacaaagcatataaattttagctgtGCGGCTTTGGCCACAAACTGACAGCAAAACTCATTTGGCAAACAGGCAGGATATGGCATAGAGGATATGCAAAAAGCTATCTCACTCGCTTGCTTTACACTTTCAACACGCTTCAAGTgactgctgcagttgctaaATCTTGAAACTTTTACCAAAAAGTTGCTACCAGGAATTTTCGTTGTGCTGTGCTGGGGCTTTGAATTTTGCATGCGCCAACGGCAACGACAAATTCTCATACACGTCCTTGACAGAGAGATTTGTTTCAACTTTATGCTCAACTTTTAGCTGTtcattgcttttgctgctgttgtgtaaacatttttgtcaGTTGCAGTGTCCAATGGCTCAGCCTGAgtgttgcataattttattaacagcTAATTaacacctgtgtgtgtgtgtgtgtgtgtaatttgccTCTGCGCCTGTCAATGAAGTGCAAATTCCTTGTAATTAAAGCGCTCAAGGGCGCAATATTTTGATAagcaatatacaaattttgtgtgtgtttttgggGTTTGGGTAGCTGCTCTCAGTAGTTTACATATGTTATGCGAATTATTTTC
Proteins encoded in this region:
- the LOC108602071 gene encoding uncharacterized protein LOC108602071, whose product is MELRRKFEDRKWQPGEKFAAYFEIKMMLANAIAIEPDELIEHIIEGIPDINLRDQAHIQRFSSPVQILCAFANVHIRGRTAAPKQRAPSTGNAVRRAGVRCTNCNSIGHNAQECRKPKREPGSCYACGKFGHFVAQCQDKNELRGNNYHAL